The Halichondria panicea chromosome 17, odHalPani1.1, whole genome shotgun sequence DNA segment CTAGGTAGTGCATCCATTACCAATTACCTGACCAGCAATAGTCTGTCATCAATCATTATAAAAAAACTGCACATTAATATAGAAGTGATAGGTGTGTATTATCTAACACGCAACCAGTACTTTTCGCCTAACTCTTGGCAGCAGGTGCTCACAAACGCTTGCAACATTTCCGGTTCCACACTGAATGACAGAGATGCAGAAGTAGCCTTAAAACCTGGATCGTGTACAGTCTTCATGCCAGGTATTGGTGGAGAAGGGGGTCGTTTGAATCGATTGATCTTCACGTACTTGCCATCTCGAATCATCTTAATTTTATCAAGATTCCAATCTCTCTGTGTGGGTAGGATCGTCTTAGAACATTTCTCATTCAGCTCAGCTAGTCGTTTGGTGATTTCCTTCTCAGCTGATAATAAACTAAAACGGTCATCGGACTCGAGAAATCTTTTGGCATACGATGAACTACTGACTAATTCATCCAGTGTTTTTCGAAGTTGCTTTTGTTGTTCTTGAAGGAATTTAATTTTCGCCTTTTTGACTGCATTGACATGATCAATTAACATTTTCTTCTTTGCTTCTAGAACATCCTTATATGCACTGATACACGACTTGATTTTCTCTTGAGCATCGTCAGATCTTAGATCAATGTCCTGCAAGTCTTCATTGAGTTTCTTTAATAAACCATCGATTGTGAATTCCGATGGAAAAAATATACCTGTGTGTCCAAAAGAGCCTTCATCAATATCTTTGTCGGCTATGAAGTTCTTTTTGTGCTTGTAATGGTCCTTCATAGAGCAGAGTGTGCAGCCAGCCTTGCTACAATCCTCACAGAAAAAGGAAACCACTTCTCCCAAATGATCTGGGCACAGACAGCCTATTCTCTCCCACTCCTTGACTGTGCTGGTGGAGCTCAGCCTTTCTTCTTCTTTGGGTAAACCGTTCGATAAGGACATGACTCATTTATATGTGGCTATCGGTGACaacatgagctagctagctagctaggctatctAAAAGGCAGCACAGATATTTAGCTGTGACTCTTCTTCACGTGATAAATTAAATAAATCTAAAGGGGCGTGATTTGGCTAACAGAGGTCACAGTCCATTTTCCTTACTAAGATATAGGCCTCAGGATCTAGGACTCGTACTCCTGCTAATATCTATGCGTACCTATGGCTTTATAAAGTAGTCACCCACAGAATCTGTTACTCTCATAAATGTGGACTATTTGCAGGAGATTTAGTATCTTTCCTGTAAGTACcatgactgcatgtgcttAAACAACTGGTTAGCCACTATGATTTCTTTATTGAGCATAATCTTAGGTAATCCATTAATAGATGACCATGTAGTAAGCTGTGCACTCCTTGTTCTCAGTTGTCCGAGTGATTTTATCAGTGATCTGAGTATCATAATCTTTGCATGAGATGAAAGTTCAGTAGAGGGATCTTAGAAcctaccttaggcttagctgtAACATACTATCTATGACTAAACTGGTTGTATACCCGTACGTAGGTGTACTTGCCTTACTTCGTAATGTGCTGCCCTAGGTCACAAAACTCTTAATGAATGCAGCAAAGATGTCAACATCCGTTGaaagtaagtataattattcatccCCCTCTTGCAATTTAtcttttttttataattacatCAGTTCAGCTCACTGTACCCTGGGGGCATATTTCTGGCAAGTCCTGGGGGAATCCAGCAGGGAAGCATGTGTTGGCTCTACATGGTATGTGAACTGAAACCGTCTCCTAAAAATCAATTGTATCgagaaatataattattagagcactttgtatacatgcaattcCTCGGTGCATGCACAAcgaggtacatgtagtttgttCCTGCGTGTTTATTAGTTTTTAGCAACATCTTTTGCACCTATACTGAACCACTCCCTTTTTCTCCAGGAAAGGGACTGGACAGCTATCGTGTATTTTATGCGAGCATAAAATAATGCGCTTTAATTGGCTGAGCTCTTATGTGAATACTTATTCCTCGATTAAACGACGTGGTTTCATTGCTCGGACTAAAcgttaatttaattattgtgcaATACAAAAATATGCGACATGAGAGCCGCTCACATAAATAGCGTTAGTTAGTATCAACGTATACATTTCTAGCATATGGTACATAAATGTACTTGTATGTAATGTAATGCTTTCATACTAGGAACTTCATTATGTCTcggtgtgcatgtgcaagcgaggtatacgcaGTATAATTggtgtagccaggattttgggaagggcagggctcaaatcggTTGAGCAGAGCCAGAGCAGGCGCTGAATAACACgaaattttacctaaaaaaggtcatcacttttcctcagcagtaagcatgtgcattagatggccctgcccaaCAGATCACAGtgattcaagctgagttggagttgatggagcacaaaaggggggggggggctctagccccgtcagcccccctctgcctacgccactgatcggtagtgtgtttgtgttatgtagcttgacacatccaccgaggcatcagtacccgtggtgctttcattataattatgcataaattCCAAAACGTTGTTTCGTATATCACTGCTGCATTCGATATCTATGTGTGAGGGCCTGGCCATTGTTAGGAATGTCTTGTGCCTGATTACATTATTCTCTCCTTTTGTTGGCATATTAACATGTTATCCTCCAGGTTGGCTGGATAATGCTGGTAGCTTCGATACACTGATTCCTCTCCTATCATCAGGTACATGTCAACCTCAACCTTGTTTGCTATATCTCAACAGCGAATTATAAATACTTTTGTGCCTAATCTTGCCAATCCAGAATCTCTGTTTTATTTATTCATCATAATCTATTGTGCAACTTGTCAATGCAGACCTCCATGTTGTGGCTATTGACTTGCCTGGCCATGGTAGGTCCTCTCACAGACCCAGAGGCTCCACATACAATGCCTTCCAGTATGTGGCTGATGTTCAGTATGTCATAGATGGTGTGAGCTCAGTAATTCTTTTtgcaaacacataattatacttaattaTCATTACAGCACTAAAGTGGGAGAAGTTTTCATTGCTAAGCCATTCACTCGGTAAGAAAAACTACATGTGCATAGATCTGGTGTTTATAAGCACCAGTATTTTTTTTAAATTGAGTACTCGTCTGCGAGGGAATTTTTAATTGTACCTCTTTTTGTGCATTAACAGGTGCTGGTGTTTCTAGCTGGGTAAGATGCAAAAATAGCACCAGGCATTGAATTTATTCGTACAGTTTGCTGCGTCACAACCGAACCTTGTTGAGCGTCTTGTGTTGCTTGATGGTGGCGGATTCGTTCATGCTCCAGTGGTCAGTAATATGTTTGCTTTTTGTTTGCTTAACTGTGTACTGATAATAGGCGGACATACCTAAATTAATGGGAAGAGCTCTCAGCGGCTTGTCGGCTGGTGACAAGATGTTGGACAACAAAAGCTTTTCAACATGGGATTCTGTTGTGGACAAGTAAGActcgtacataattattgtgctcaCTCTTCAATTGCACCTTAGCTCTTTggtagtacatacatgtactactaccAAAGTACTATGTGTATATAGGTTTGTTAATTCTGGgtttgataattattgctatttACAACCCAAGTTTTCGCAGGCTAACCCCTTTATTTTGGTGCTCACTGGCTTGGCCCTCTTAATAAGATTTTTGGCATGCTATTGTATGTTGGgtctaattatgcctcggtgcgcatgcgcaagcaaggtatacggtagtgtgtttgtgtgtctgtctgtgtttgtgtgtaggctgctacagctgctcaaggatcaatgaagtgcaagtaagactttctataggcttctagtcatgttttcttggattttaattcgtggatttgcaaaataatgctttgttcgagttcgagttatgcctagttatGCTTTTCAGAGGAGTACGTgcaaacttgttcaccgagtgttgctacgtactctacttagtagttagctcttcactagaacgctagctattagtagctgcaagagtgataagagagctacaaggctcgctctgctgatgcagccatcaattttagacttgaacttttggcatcgatcgtttttaacaacaatcgtggtcaatcattacccactgttcgagtttccctgtgattctggattctgcctgcatgcaccaaaattaatgcaaaaaaatgttcatcatgatataatgtgtagctttatgttatatagctttggcacctccaccgaggcatcagcacccgcggtgctttcattaaagTATGCATGGGTCTCTATTATTTTTCAGCCTCTGGGAGAACTACATAGCACTTCTATTCCAGTCACTAACCCCAGGCTACCTATTCCCAGAGTTTGGGAGGGTCAACGTCAGCGGCAGGTTGGGTTCAGTCGCGAGGCAGCTGGAGTGCTTGCAGTAAGAGGAGCAATTCAAATGGAGAGTGGGGAGTACCGCTTGACCAGAGACCTCAGGCTAaaacaagtacatgcatgtatagtgtaaTGTCAATTAATTGTAATATGTTACAGTAATAAGCGAGCGAAACCATAATCCTTGGATGCGTAATATATAGTGTTACCTTGGAATTTAATGATGTCTACAAgcgaagtataattataacactgcTTTTACTTAGCAGGCTATTTTTACCCCGCAGCCTTCACTATTACGAATAACAGAAGATACGAATACAGCATTTCTCGCTGCGATCCAGTGTCCTGTCCTATTCATAAGGTACACGTACAACCAGTGTAGATGAGATGTGATTATTATGTTCACTTTCTATTATCACTTTTAAGAGCGGAAGACTCCTATTTAGATCTAGAGTTATTCAAATCATCGATCGAAGCTATAAGAAAATCCAATGTGAGTGAATTTCTTTCTGCTAATGAAAACAACCATAATACATGTggtggtgtataattatgcctcggtgcgcatgcgcaagcgaggtgtacggtagtgtgtttgtgtgtctctctgtgtgtagactagctgctacagctgctcatcaatgaagtgcaagtaagagtttttataggcttctagtcatgttttcttggatttcaattcgtggatttgcaaaataatgctttgttctcgagttatgcctagttttgctacttggaatgccattgcagccttttcggaagagcacgtagccaaacttgtttactgagtgttgctactctacttagtagttagctctgcactagaacgctagctattggtagctgcaagagtgagaagagagctgcaaggctctgctaatggcagccattaattttagacttaaacttggcatcgatcgtttttaacaacaatcatggtcgatcattacccactcttcgagtttgcatgcatgcaaaaaaaTGTTCCTcaatgtgtataaaattaagctattagctttatgttatgtagctttggcatctccaccgaggcatcagcacctgcggtgctttcattttacaATGTAGAATCTAGCAAgctgagctataattatttgtagcCATGTTACTGTATATCATTGGTGATTAAGCTATAGGTAGTTTTTGGAATTTAGGTGTGTCTGAGAAATTTGGGCAACTTTGTTGGGAAATTTTTTTGTATGTATTTCAGAATAGAAGATTACATTCAAACTTTGATTATGCTACAATACAACTCTTCATTATGTGAAGATTTGTAATATTTTGTATGCTATTTACATACTGATTGGGAAATTTGGGCAGAAATAATACAGGTAGAGAAATTGCTCTTTCATTTAATAGGTCAAACTGTCCTTTACTCCTTAATTAtttcgaggttctactgtagaaCTAGTTTGTGCCATAATGTACTCCATTATTTTTTTGCTTTCTCTTACACCCAGCTTCAACAACTGACTGTTGCTGGAGGCCATCACGTCCATTTAGAGCATCCAGAAAGGATCAGTGGCACTATCAGTGATTTTTTTCAAAACACTAGCTGTCCGGGAAAATTATGATTTTTGTGAGTATTTAAGTTGTGCTCTTTTgatgtaacataattataaggattAAAAATTTCATAATACAATTTGAAGacacacatgtacttgtagctACAATAAGTGACCAGTGCTACAATTATTACTATACTTATAGTTAGACCCACTTCTCTCTCTTTCCTTCTTTGTCCGTCGTGCAGCTATCTGTAACTGACTGTACAGCGGATGAGTTCCCTTGCTTGCTCATGATAGATGTGTTGCAATACTCAACGGATGACTTATTTTCATAAATATTGGCTTGTTGTCCTGTACAGGAGCCTATTAGGTGTTGACCCAACAAGTGTCTAGGTTGGTCCGGTTTTAACTCGATAGAAACTGCCTGAGGTACCGGTATTTGTTTGCTTTCTGGTGACCCTGTTGATTGAGAGCTAGCGCTTGCCAATCCAAGCCCTCGCATGAGTCTGAGAGATTGCTTTGATAATTGACCTCTGAGGGTCTTTCGGTGTGCATCAGATTTTTTGTTGTGCACTCTATGAGGGTGTTTGTTTCTGTTGatgctatatacagtactcaTTGAGCTGATGGCCGGGATTGTGGCACACTCAACAGCCATACTTGAGTTGATAGGGTCAGTTTCTGCGGCTCTGTACTGCAGAACACTCTCGCTCACACTCTCCTCCAATTTGCACGTTGAGCAATAATAGGAAACATCAGTCGCATCTAGCTTTGTCTCGTTAGCTAGATCAACAGTATTATCATTCAGTTGCACAGTTACGGTTAAAGTTTTTTTTTCTCCTGTGTCGGTAGTGCTCTCAGGTGAGATCGGTTGTGTGTTACAGGGAACAGCAACTGGTGGGCAGTAATCAGATTTCTTAGCAGCCAATGCTTGCTGTTTCTTTGCTGTTATCACCCCAATGGCATTTATTCTCCTCTTTGTGACTCTTAGCTGTTTGACGAGTTTTTGGGTTCTCTTTCTCTGTCTTCTGTGATAAGCAATGCATCCTCCCACCAAAGTGAACAAAACAATTGCCAGGGCCGCCACCAATGGAAGGACTGTGACGGGACTTGAAAGGTCTAAGCCTGGTTGGTTTCCTCTTGGGGTGTCTGCTGAGGTACCGTTCTTCAAGCTCATTTTGCTGCTGCAACCATAGATCTGTGCCAACGCCTTGAATGGGAGCATGCCTTGTGGCGCATGCGCGTGCCAGGCAGGCACAGTCACATCCAATTAGTATTCACTGCAGCACACAGATAAATATTGATGCAAAATAGTGTGTGGGGAGAGCTTAATGTGCTTGGATAATcaccacacactacacattGGTAAATTGCACCgctacaaaaattaatgataggtacacacagtcaagAAGCACAAAAAAACAAACTAAAAAGAAGACATCAGATGAATTTGTTCCACATACTTACATATAACACTTAAACTAAACAAACTATAGTGGTGCATATATATACCCATTAATTTACTGGTCACATACAAGAAAACTACAAACATACCTAGTGGCGTACACGCACATGCAATTCACAAAAGATGTGTACACAAGTAATGTAACAGTATTTGCAGAGACGGTTCTCAGTATAAATTAGATTTCATAGTGGTTATTGTTCCTTGACGTACGGTACAGGAAACATGCCCTCCATTCCATTACATCTGCCTTTCCACCAGTTAGGATCACTTTTGTCCAATACTTCGATAGCATCTCCTTTCTGCAGTTTTAACTCTCCTGCTTCTTGGGGTTCAAAGTCGAATGCGGCTAGAACCTTGGTCACCTGTGGTGCAAAACATCGAGTTTATGGTATGGGAAACAGCTACAACACAACCAAGTTTTATTCCATGTTCACACACATTGAGCAATTATTTAGGGAAGTAAGACTTCAACATGTAATCATAAATATACCTACGGTCTTGAACATCTGAGACTCAAGGTTTCTGTTAACTAAAGGTAGGATTTAGAAACCTAAGGGTGTGTGTTTCCTGTATAGAAATGTGATGTAGGGGTACTCAAGGTTTCTGTTAACTAAAGGTAGGATTTAGAAACCTAAGGGTGTGTGTTTCATGTATAGAAATGTGATTAGGGGTACTCAAGGTTTCTGTTAACTAAAGGTAGGATTTAGAAACCTAAGGGTGTGTGTTTCCTGTATAGAAATGTGATGTAGGGGTACTCTACTCATTGATAAATTGTAGCAGTACTTGGAGGTGTAGTGAAGGGACACGGCAAATGTTTTTTCCTTACTGAACTTAACACTCACCTCTGCTACCATGTCTTTGAGGTAAATTGTTTGCGTCCGAGAGACAGACGATGTTCGATGATAGTCTACCAACTGATTCAGTGAATTGAATTTGACCACCCACAGAAAGTATTTCCCTGCACCATCTCGAAGTACTTTAAAGTGTTGGACGCCACCTCCAAACCTGGAGAAATCCAAATGAAATATATCCATGGAACCATCTGCATCCCACATAAATTTAGTACAGTACACTACCTTCATTGTATGTATACACCACTAGATCAGATAAATATACGCACATACATACTTGTTTTCTAAATAAACCGTGTGTGCACTGCACACTTTATGGATTGAAACTGTTTCAATCTCACTGTCACATGTAAGTAACAGTTACAACCCATGTATTAATTTAGAAACGTAGTGCTTACTTTACAGATAGAGAGAAATCACCAGGAGTACTTTCACTCTCTCTGATGAGGAACGCTCCGTCGTGGGGTTGTCTGCTCAGAATTTCTTCCGCTTTGGCACGAGTGATACGTCCATGGAACCATCTGAAGGAAACAACAATGCAATAGAATAGcgcatggtacatgtacagtaaatcaCATAATCAAGTTACAGAGGAGATCGTTAAAAACTGCTTTATGATTtctctacataattatataatgcacACCGACTAACGGGAAAGCTAACGGGAAATACCCAAACCAAGAGCTTTCACAATGTAAAAGACATAACAGTCATCGACATACTCGTGAGGTTTCAGTTGAATATAGTTCTTAGGGATAAGTCCATCCTTTCCATCTTGCTCTGCTTTGAACCAGTGTTTGTCATCCTCAGTGTTCAATACCTATACACGTATGTGTGTCATATTTTTCAGTTTTAATAGCCCCTTGGTAAAACCAtacatatatacgtatacgCAAATGCATGACCGTTCCCACATATAATACGTAACACCTGTAAAGAGTCAAGAGTAACAGCAGAAGTATGCAACCCAATACCAAACACAACATAAAACTTGACTATAAGTATTATGAACACACAAttcaaacatgtacatgtatagtatgtGACATACACGTAATTCtatataaaaattatgatGTAGTCAGACTAATAGGGGCAAGAAAATAGAGTGTACATTCAACTTGCCACAGCTTACGCTACATGCACTATTCAATCATAGTGCCCAACTTCATATTCAAACTCACAAAAGACTACTTAGGCCTAACTGTACTGTATTCAGTATACTTATggaatcacaataattatccctttaatgtgtacatgtaagcaatGAAAACAGTGGTGGTGAACTAGTACGTTGCCATGACAGAGATCATACGGCCTAATATGGACATCCCAGCACACAGCATCCTGAGAGCAAGGAGCATGTAAACAAACACTGACAAGACGCACACTGTAACACTTACAAGCACACTGACACAACGATGTCGCAATGATGTCGCAATAAAAGTGATCAAAAAATGCTCATGTGGTACCAACATAATATGGCTGTCTATACGTAGCACCCAAAGAAACTTTGTGTGTTAAAGAACACACTCAGACAGTAATTTCATGTAATCAGTTTCCACTCTTACAAATTCGTGGTCTATTCAGAACTTCAGAAGTAGCGCAAATAACAAGTactgttagctagctgttgtacatgtatcttcaAATAAAAGTCTATTTTCAATAAGGCTATTTTTAGATTTTTGGCACAACCGCAAGCAATTAGTgaatatacactgtacatgttacTACAGTGAACACAAAATGCCACTATTGTATGAGATGACCTAATCGAAAGCATTAAGGCACATCACTTTCTAGTACTGTTCCCCGTAGTATAGAAACAAGGCCATCGGTAGTAAAATGTAAATGTACAATCCAAAATGCTTTTCCAAGGACAATTTGAGGAACAACCATAATTTATTTATGATTACAGGACACACGTAATACTTAGTGCATGTAAATAGTACTGATACACATGTATTCCATACACAATATAACGTATTCAAAGAAGTTATGCTGTTATGAGTGTCATTAAGTTAACATGGAATTGTTGGGAATGACCCGGTTGAAGGATATAGTGAATAAAAACACATAATTCAGCTCAAAAGATCGTTCACAGACACACATTAAAACTAAACCCATACTAATGAGGCAACTAAAACTGAAATTACAAAAGGAACGTCTATTATCCATTTGGGAGAAGAGTTTTAGAATAACAGATGCATAGATGTATGCGCCCCCATATGATTATTGTTCGATACACAGTACAATCTGTTTAGAACGGACGTCAATGCCAGgcattgctacatgtacatgtaatagggATACGGAAATAGGCACCACAGATGATATAATGTCATTATTATAACCAAGGACATGTGGCTGATAACTGTAACAGTACACACTATCAAGAGCACACCTACACTTTGGGAACAGTCAACACATGACACAAAGTGAAATACTGTATACATTCACATTAAGGCGACCCTCAATAATAAATGATAAATGATGCGACACTTAGGCGTTTGGCCATAATAATCGGCATCATTGTATTTAATTTGTGTAAATAGTCACAAAAACGAAATTATTTAGTGTCGACTTATTTAGAATATCCAacgccataattattgtagctttGGAAGTTGCTATTCTGCTTTGCTATTCTGCTATTCTGGTAATTTATACCTGTATGGTTACTAAACATATGTGTTGTATAGTATACATGTCAAGCTGCACCTTCAAAATCGATCCTTTCTTGAAAGACAGCTCATCGTCAGCTGTTGCATGGAAGTCATGTAGTGATACTGCTTCCATTTTGATGTATCTATACAAAATTAGTATAAGCCACAGCTAGTACCAAACAAAGTACAATTAACTAGACTCGACATTAGATATTCACAGAGCCGTATCACTATTTATAGGTTTACTCTAGCTCTATGACATACCTTATTACAGTCACTCACTCCTGTACTAGAAACCTGTTCTTCGGTTACAAGGGAGAGTTGTCAATGCTTGACAGTTGAATGTGATTGTTGACTCAATACAGTAATTTACTAGACTCTAGACGATCTATGATATAAACCTACAAAACATTGACATAGAGACAAACTGTGCCACTTAAAGGCGTATTTTGAGCAGGCATACGACTGAAACAAGGGCTTTAAAGCTCGGCTTTAAGACAACAACAAGACTTTTCTTCTCGATCGATCCTTTCAGGGTGGGTAAGTGCACGTGATAGCAAATTACGTAATAAGAAATGAGATGACGTCGATACCATACACCCATTGGTTACCTGTGGGTTGGTAACTCCACCCCCTCTGGCCTGCCCCTCgtcaattaattttgtgcacaGCTAGCTACTATTAGCTGCGCTGCGCTGATATCCGAGATCCAAGTTCCATTTGTGTGTTTCCCTTTTCCTTGCCAAACATGGCTACACAACAGCGAATGAAAAACCGGtaaactaaaattaatagtgaactCTTTTTGTGGTTACAGTACAGTATGCTTTTACTCCAATTAATCCACACTGAAATTTGAATTTATGTTCTTTCTCAGGCGGCTAGAGGCTGTGGCAGGAGATTCGAGCACTGTCAGAAGAAGCCCCAGGCTAACTGGAAGGTTCACAGGCTACAGAGATGATGGAGGAATGGGTCACCGAAACACACACGCAACCATATCCACAGTCTCTTCCAGACCAAGCCTTAGAAGCTATGGCAGAACCAAGAAAACTGAATCTGAGACAAGTATCTTGAACGAGAGTGGACAAAGTGTGCCTGTATCCTTTGATGAAGAAGAAGTAGCTAGAAGGAAAAAATCTGGGTTACCTGAACATTTCTTTGGTAAGCTATGTTTCCACAAAAATAAGACGAAGAAAATTATGTTAGCTTTAGGTGATGGCTTTAGGTGATGTAAGAGAGAGTCCACATttcatttgtacatgtaaagcCAAGAAACAAATTTTTAGAATGGTACTTATTAAAATGTTACGATGTCGTCTTttttaaataataattattatagcaccaCCCTAAAGAGGTGAGGTTAGTTTATCCAATTGAGCACAAAGTGAATTCTAGACCACATTTTTTCTGCTGCCTAAGTAATGAATTTTGCAAGCTCCGTGTGCTTATAAATGCCTCGAGGCTATTAGTATTTGAGTGTCAtagaagaggagcttaatggTAACAGAAATGTAGATTTAATGATGACCTAGGTCCTTGAAGTAGAAATAAAAAAGAGTAGTTCTGCAAAGAGGCCGGAATTCATAATGCTTCTGGCAGTgacagctttgcagctcttttctaacagctagcgctttagtggcTAACTTATACAGTGACAGATGATCctacgaaagattctaaagagactgcaacagtcTTCACTGTAAGTAAAGTTTgcaatccacaaatcaaatccaagagaacatgcCTAGacgcctatagaagctgttagtttaaTTTCGTTGCATTGCCATCATTTAGCAATTTACAACTAGAATACACACATACCGTCACTTTGCTGTATCCATTTTTATGGCTTTACATGTTCTGAATAATGAAGGTTTTATTTGTGCGGTACTGAATTTTGAGGTAAAAAACGGTAGTGTGCATATTTATTATAACTCTGATGATACATTGTACAAACAATTAAACACATACATAGGTCTTGATGATAGTGATAATGAGAGCACCGTTTCTAGTACTCTTGGTACACATGGTCCAGAGGCAGTTCGTGAGTATGACTGTGTTGAAACCACGAGAGTGTACACACCAATTCTACAACCGTACAAAGAGTCAAAAGGTGAGTGTAAACTGTTGAGCATGTGGAGCGACAACTTGTGATGTTATTTGCTTGTGGCAAGGGCTTTTAAGAAAAGAGAAGagagcatgcaactcactatctaTCCTAGACACTCAGCCTAGATACTCAGTAAAATTTATATCAGAGGCAGGATATACTATAAATAGAATCCACTacttactgtatagcgggtaattttcgtgaggtaaaaTTCTTTATTTTTGTGGTCAAGCTGatctccacgaaattttaacataggcATGGCTTATCgtaacgtatgaatgcagtgcaggcaacgagattAAATAAAAGTtctactcacgaaaa contains these protein-coding regions:
- the LOC135350941 gene encoding serine hydrolase-like protein isoform X2; its protein translation is MNAAKMSTSVEIQLTVPWGHISGKSWGNPAGKHVLALHGWLDNAGSFDTLIPLLSSDLHVVAIDLPGHGRSSHRPRGSTYNAFQYVADVQYVIDALKWEKFSLLSHSLGAGVSSWFAASQPNLVERLVLLDGGGFVHAPVADIPKLMGRALSGLSAGDKMLDNKSFSTWDSVVDKVWEGQRQRQVGFSREAAGVLAVRGAIQMESGEYRLTRDLRLKQPSLLRITEDTNTAFLAAIQCPVLFIRAEDSYLDLELFKSSIEAIRKSNLQQLTVAGGHHVHLEHPERISGTISDFFQNTSCPGKL
- the LOC135350941 gene encoding serine hydrolase-like protein isoform X1 gives rise to the protein MWTICRRFSIFPVTKLLMNAAKMSTSVEIQLTVPWGHISGKSWGNPAGKHVLALHGWLDNAGSFDTLIPLLSSDLHVVAIDLPGHGRSSHRPRGSTYNAFQYVADVQYVIDALKWEKFSLLSHSLGAGVSSWFAASQPNLVERLVLLDGGGFVHAPVADIPKLMGRALSGLSAGDKMLDNKSFSTWDSVVDKVWEGQRQRQVGFSREAAGVLAVRGAIQMESGEYRLTRDLRLKQPSLLRITEDTNTAFLAAIQCPVLFIRAEDSYLDLELFKSSIEAIRKSNLQQLTVAGGHHVHLEHPERISGTISDFFQNTSCPGKL
- the LOC135350944 gene encoding tripartite motif-containing protein 3-like, producing MSLSNGLPKEEERLSSTSTVKEWERIGCLCPDHLGEVVSFFCEDCSKAGCTLCSMKDHYKHKKNFIADKDIDEGSFGHTGIFFPSEFTIDGLLKKLNEDLQDIDLRSDDAQEKIKSCISAYKDVLEAKKKMLIDHVNAVKKAKIKFLQEQQKQLRKTLDELVSSSSYAKRFLESDDRFSLLSAEKEITKRLAELNEKCSKTILPTQRDWNLDKIKMIRDGKYVKINRFKRPPSPPIPGMKTVHDPGFKATSASLSFSVEPEMLQAFVSTCCQELGEKYWLRVR
- the LOC135350945 gene encoding growth factor receptor-bound protein 2-like, producing MEAVSLHDFHATADDELSFKKGSILKVLNTEDDKHWFKAEQDGKDGLIPKNYIQLKPHEWFHGRITRAKAEEILSRQPHDGAFLIRESESTPGDFSLSVKFGGGVQHFKVLRDGAGKYFLWVVKFNSLNQLVDYHRTSSVSRTQTIYLKDMVAEVTKVLAAFDFEPQEAGELKLQKGDAIEVLDKSDPNWWKGRCNGMEGMFPVPYVKEQ